Genomic window (Verrucomicrobiota bacterium):
CCTCGCGAGCCGGAGCGCGGGCGGCCTCGCCCGCAGGGCGTTCGATTGGCCTATGAGCGCAAGGGCTGTGGTTTTTCGATTTCAAATTAGAAATTTCAGATTTGTGATTCGCGGGCGAGTCGGCGTGCTCCCTGACGTCGGCTATGGTCCCTGGGAAACGCATCAAGCGGGCACGGGCTGGGGCGCAGGGCTGGGTTTGGCGGTTGCCGTCGGGGAGACGGGTTTGGGCGCGGCCGCCGCTTTGGCTTTGGCTTCCGCATCAGCTTTGGCTTTCGCTTCGGCCTTGGCCTTTTCAGCCGCCAATCGTGAATCCACCTCGTCGGCTTCGGCGGGATGGATTTTGTGATAGTAAGCGTTGGACTTGGCGAGCTGGCGCTTGTCGATCAGCAGCCCGCCAAAGCGGTCGTCGTTGCTCAATTCAAACTCGGTGTCCATCTTGATCGCATCGAACGGGCAAACCTCGACGCAGATTTGGCAGCTCA
Coding sequences:
- a CDS encoding 4Fe-4S dicluster domain-containing protein; amino-acid sequence: MLGTGIIKGLAETAKNFAGSYVDTDRLITVQYPEERLPMKENNRNFPFLVYDGDDPEKGLRCVACKICEKECPPQCIYIVLERDEKGKPQKHPKVFDIDVSVCMSCQICVEVCPFDAIKMDTEFELSNDDRFGGLLIDKRQLAKSNAYYHKIHPAEADEVDSRLAAEKAKAEAKAKADAEAKAKAAAAPKPVSPTATAKPSPAPQPVPA